GAAAGCACTATCTTGCCGGTAAGGCCACCCTCCTCGACCATCTCGTGGGCCTTCGCCACGTCCGACAGCGGCAGGACCGAATCAATCACGGGCTCGAGGCGGCCCTGCTCGACGAGTCGGCGCAGTCCGTCGAGAGGGCGTCGATCCCGCTCGAGGAACAGCATCTCCACGGTCAGGTTCTTCTGGTAGGCGGTGCCCCACTCGCCTTCGGGCTCGAGGATCGTGACCAGTCGCCCGTGAGGCTTCGTGATGTCGCTGCTCTCGACCAGCGTCTCGCCGCCGACGGTGTCGAAGACCAGGTCGACCGGTTCGTCGAACGTCGACTCGATCGCCTCGACGAACTCCTCCGACTCGTAGTCGATGGCGAGCGTCGCGCCGAGGTCTTCGGTCTGTTCGACGGTCGCGGGACTCGTCCTGGCGGCTACCCGTGCACCAGCGGCGTCGGCGATCTGCACGGCGTGGGAACCGACGCCGCCAGCACCGTGGATCAGCACCGTCTCGCCGGCAGTCACGTCGCCACGTTCGACGATCGCCTCCCACGCGGTCCCGCCCGCGAGGGGAAGCGCCGCCGCCTCTTCGTGAGAGAGCGACTCGGGCTTTCGGGCGACGATCGACTCATCGGCGACGTGATACTCGGCGTAACTACCCTGTTCGCCGAAGATCTCGGGCGTGTAGAACACCTCGTCGCCCGCCTCGAAGTCGGTGACCTCGTCTCCGATCCCTTCGACCACGCCGGAGACGTCGTATCCGATGACGGTCGGTGGAGTGATCCCGGCCCACGAACCCGCCTGACGAATTTTGCAATCGACGGGATTGACCGACGAAGCGTGAACACGAACGAGGACCTCGGTCGGCCCCGGAGTCGGCCGATCGACCTCACGTTGTTCGAATACCTCGGTACCGCCGAAGTCGGTGATAACCATCGCCTCCATGCACGGCCGTACGATCAGTGGTGCCGTATACGTTGGCCCCTGCTGGAACCACTTGCTCGTCGCCCGTCTGCGGACCGAGTCGATCGTCACAGTCCACCAGTTCGGACTGTTTTGCGCTTCCAGTCACTATCTGCCTGGTCCTTCATCTCTAACCAAACTAAGCCCCGATAGACGGGGTCTCCGAATGTTGCGTTTTGACCGCGTGGGACGATTACAAGTGAGTGGGAATCGCGACGAGATTGATAATAATCGCACCACCATGACAACCTGTCGCGCTATCTACCGTGCGCGACAGTATCGATCCGATCAGTACCCACCTATTAGACCCTAACCTGGGATTGGTGACGGGTACCTTCCTCCCCGTCGCCAGTTCAGTTGCGAAGTTTTAGACGCTGGTACGCGCTTATCTGGCCTGTCAAATTCAAGTATAGTGACAAGTCATACAGTCTCAGACGCCCTATTGTCGTGATTGGGCCGACAGTGACAGTCGAGTGGCTGCGAAAGTTCGTCGGCCACGTCGTCTGCGTCAAAACGACAGCATAGTTCAGTACACTTGGCCGTGTTTCTACCACGTTCGGCCAGCTCTCAGATACGAGGGAATGACGTAACTCAACGACGAGTCGAGTTCGAGGTGGCGCGCGTCAGTTACCAGTTACCGATCACCGGTCACCAGTCACTGTCACCGTCTCTCGATCCGAGCAACCCGAGCGTCACCACTCGAGCGCTCGATGTGAACGTTGAACTGCTCGTGGTCCGCTTCCGTCCGAACGATCCAGTACCCGCCCTGTTCGTACGGTTCCTCGAGCACGGTCGCGTCCTCGTGGCCTTCACTGGCGAGCACGTCTCGAGCCACTTCGATGGCGTGTTCGGCGGTTTCGACGCCGGCCTCCGCCGCCGTTCGCGTCACCAGCACCGACGCGTCAGCCCCACGCAGGACGCGCTCCGTGACGCTCCCGATCAGGAACCGATCAAGACCGCGTCGATCGTGTGTCCCCATCGTGATCAGGTCCGCACCGTGTTCATCGGCGTACTCGAGAATGCACTGGTGTGGCGACCCCTCTTCGATGGCCGTGACGACGTCCACGCCCTCCGGCGCTCGGCGGGCCGCTTCCTCCGTCACGGTCTCGCCCTCGTCTCGAAACGCTTCGGACAGTTCCTCCTC
This region of Natronosalvus halobius genomic DNA includes:
- a CDS encoding universal stress protein, with protein sequence MYQTILLPTDGSDAANSAVGQAYGVAERFGATVHVLYVIDVEQNYSFEASEEELSEAFRDEGETVTEEAARRAPEGVDVVTAIEEGSPHQCILEYADEHGADLITMGTHDRRGLDRFLIGSVTERVLRGADASVLVTRTAAEAGVETAEHAIEVARDVLASEGHEDATVLEEPYEQGGYWIVRTEADHEQFNVHIERSSGDARVARIERR
- a CDS encoding zinc-binding dehydrogenase, encoding MEAMVITDFGGTEVFEQREVDRPTPGPTEVLVRVHASSVNPVDCKIRQAGSWAGITPPTVIGYDVSGVVEGIGDEVTDFEAGDEVFYTPEIFGEQGSYAEYHVADESIVARKPESLSHEEAAALPLAGGTAWEAIVERGDVTAGETVLIHGAGGVGSHAVQIADAAGARVAARTSPATVEQTEDLGATLAIDYESEEFVEAIESTFDEPVDLVFDTVGGETLVESSDITKPHGRLVTILEPEGEWGTAYQKNLTVEMLFLERDRRPLDGLRRLVEQGRLEPVIDSVLPLSDVAKAHEMVEEGGLTGKIVLSVDDK